The Persephonella sp. DNA window TTCATCCCATTCAAGTAATGGAAAATCTACTATCCATACAAACTCCCATTTGCCTTCCGGGATAAGGTTCATCTTTTCTGCGATATGTTTTCTTAGGAATCCTAAAACCCTGTGGGTTGTTTCCGGTGTGTCTGCTATAAATACAAGTAAATCCCCGTTTTCAGCTTCCATTATGTTTTTGAGTTTGTTTATCTGCTCATCTGTGAAGAATTTTACAATTGGAGATTGTAAAGAACCGTCTTCATTTATTTTTATCCATGCCATTCCTTTTGCGCCAAATTTTTGGGCATATTCTGTAAGCTCGTCTATCTCTTTTCTGGAAAGTTTTGCACCACCTTTGATATTAATTCCTTTTACAAGCCCGCCGCTCTGGGCAACTGTTCTGAATACTTTAAATTCAACTTCTTTCGCTAATTCTGTTAAATCTTTTAGTTCAAGTCTATACCTAAGGTCAGGTTTGTCTGTTCCATATTTATTTATAGCTTCTTCATAGCTCATCCTTCTGATAGGTAGTTTAACTTCTATTCCAAGAAGTTTTTTAAATAAAAAGTGAACCAGACCTTCTGTCAGGGTCATTACATCTTCTTCTGTAACAAAGGACATCTCATAGTCTATCTGGGTAAATTCTGGCTGTCTGTCTTTTCTCAGGTCTTCATCCCTGAAGCATTTTACTATTTGAAAGTATCTTTCAATACCTGCAACCATTAATATTTGTTTAAAAAGCTGTGGAGACTGGGGAAGTGCATAAAATTTGCCGTGTTCAAGTCTGGAAGGAACAAGAAAATCCCTTGCTCCTTCAGGAGTTGATTTGGTAAGCATTGGAGTTTCAACTTCCATAAATCCATGTCCAACCAGATATTCCCTTGTTGCCTGATAGACCTCATGCCTGAGCATGAGTTTTTTTAGCATTTCAGGTCTTCTAAGATCTAAATATCTGTATTTAAGCCTTACTTCTTCATGAACATTAATGTTGTCTTCTATTGGGAATGGTAATATATCGCAGGTGTTTAGTATCCTTAGTTCTTCTACTGCAACTTCTATTGTTCCTGTGGATATTTTAGGGTTTTCTGTGCCGGCAGGTCTTCTGTTTACTCTACCTCTAACGGCAAGAACATATTCAGACCTTACTTTTTTTGCCTTTTCATAGGCTTCTTTGGGACTTTTTGAAGGGTCTATTACAATCTGGACTATACCTTCTTTGTCCCTGAGATTTATAAAGATAACTCCTCCGTGGTCTCTAACGCTATCAGCCCATCCAAGAAGTCTGACTTCATCTCCTATATTATTTTCTGTAAGTTCACCGCAAAAATAATCCCTTTTAAAATCACCAAGCTGGTCTAACATTTACTTCCTCTCTTTATTATTTTTATTAAGAATAATTATTATACCACTGGCGGTTATGCCAGTTTTTCGTTTAGGTTTTGAACTGTCCAGCAGAATGCTGCGTGAGACCATGTGAGGGGCATAACTGATAGGGGTTCCCCTGAGAGAGGGTTGTATTGCTCTGCCAGTAATCCTGCAGGAGATTGTCTTTCCACAGTCCATTCTATTAATTCAAGTGCTTCTTCCACCTGATTCATCGCAAGTAGCCAGTCTGCATACCACATTGTTGTTATTATCCATGGATTTCCCGGGTAATTTGCATCTATTCTGTGATATTGGTCTCCTTCAAATCTGGCAATACCACCTATGCCAATATTTACCCAGAGTTTTTCCTTTATGGCGCTGAATGTATTTATTACTCTGTAATCTGTGGGTGGAAGCATACCTGTAAAATAAACGGCTGCAAGGGATGCATCAACGGTTGTGTCATATATCTTATTCCCATTTTTATCTGTGGTTATCATTTTTATGAATCTATTTAATTTATAGTCATACATATTTTTTAGAGTCGCTTCTTTTACCTTTCTGGCAGCTTTTTCATATTTTTGGGCTTCTTCTATGTTTCCTGTTAAATGGGCAAGTTTTGAGGCGGAGTTCAAACCTGCGTAAACAGTGGCACAGGTATATGTAAGAATTCCACGTCTTTCTTCCCATGGGTCGTAGCTTTCCCTTGGTAAACCTTCTTCGTTTGTGTATTCAATCATAAACTCTGCTGCTGGTCTAACCAGCTTATTGTAGATTCTGTCTATAAACTCAATATCTTTTGTGATTTTGTAATGATGATAAAGTGCCCATATGGTAAGTGCTGTTTCATCCTCCTGAATAGGTAATTGTGGAGCACCGTTTTCATCAATCCATGGATGCCATGAAGAACCAAATGAACCATCAGGAAGATATTTTTGTAAGAAATAACCTTTTTTTGTTATTGTTCTGGCGGCAAACTCAAAAAATTTTTTTGTTGGACTTCCGTAACCTGCTCTATCCATTGCCATTACGATAAATGCATTGTCCCGTGGCCATGAATAGCTGTAATGGTCTTTATTAAAGCGATTAAATATACTGGAATCTGAAGAAGCTATTATTGCTCCATTTCTGTCCATATGGGCTTTTATAATGTGTAGACTCTGGTTGTAGAGTTTCTGGATTTTTGAGTTCATGGAGATTTTCAGGGGCTTTTTCTCATTTAGCCATGCCTTGTGGAATAT harbors:
- a CDS encoding glycoside hydrolase family 15 protein, translated to MYREAVLSNGYFFVNIDKYLSIRDLYFPYIGQYNHSGGNKNHIFVEVNGKLLSMDKFKIKFSYKENTLITDIEAVNTEHPIKITINDVIHKYLPIFIRKINVENLEGILKKLKFYFYHDFQLYETPIGNTALYHPVLKGLVHYREKTYLLTGIFPEITEYTISHKNNSSLNQIKKGKLDKNPIARGDIDTAIAYEFELKDNHTFYYYIIAGHNFDDLEEKQNRILTDTIEHIIEETEIFHKAWLNEKKPLKISMNSKIQKLYNQSLHIIKAHMDRNGAIIASSDSSIFNRFNKDHYSYSWPRDNAFIVMAMDRAGYGSPTKKFFEFAARTITKKGYFLQKYLPDGSFGSSWHPWIDENGAPQLPIQEDETALTIWALYHHYKITKDIEFIDRIYNKLVRPAAEFMIEYTNEEGLPRESYDPWEERRGILTYTCATVYAGLNSASKLAHLTGNIEEAQKYEKAARKVKEATLKNMYDYKLNRFIKMITTDKNGNKIYDTTVDASLAAVYFTGMLPPTDYRVINTFSAIKEKLWVNIGIGGIARFEGDQYHRIDANYPGNPWIITTMWYADWLLAMNQVEEALELIEWTVERQSPAGLLAEQYNPLSGEPLSVMPLTWSHAAFCWTVQNLNEKLA
- the aspS gene encoding aspartate--tRNA ligase, translating into MLDQLGDFKRDYFCGELTENNIGDEVRLLGWADSVRDHGGVIFINLRDKEGIVQIVIDPSKSPKEAYEKAKKVRSEYVLAVRGRVNRRPAGTENPKISTGTIEVAVEELRILNTCDILPFPIEDNINVHEEVRLKYRYLDLRRPEMLKKLMLRHEVYQATREYLVGHGFMEVETPMLTKSTPEGARDFLVPSRLEHGKFYALPQSPQLFKQILMVAGIERYFQIVKCFRDEDLRKDRQPEFTQIDYEMSFVTEEDVMTLTEGLVHFLFKKLLGIEVKLPIRRMSYEEAINKYGTDKPDLRYRLELKDLTELAKEVEFKVFRTVAQSGGLVKGINIKGGAKLSRKEIDELTEYAQKFGAKGMAWIKINEDGSLQSPIVKFFTDEQINKLKNIMEAENGDLLVFIADTPETTHRVLGFLRKHIAEKMNLIPEGKWEFVWIVDFPLLEWDEEENRLVALHHPFTSPKEEDIEKLDEAIQNKEIALSFKSRAYDLVLNGEEIAGGSIRIHRPDVQKKIFELIGISDEEAEERFGFLVTALKYGAPPHGGLAFGLDRLVALMTGSDSIREVIAFPKTQKGICPLTGAPDYVRPEQLDELGIEVEIPEEET